The following coding sequences lie in one Brevibacterium marinum genomic window:
- a CDS encoding MFS transporter produces the protein MSSDRSDASTFTPALLGLVWTAMFGFSAFFFSYSTMVSIASINGLSTVTGGSVLTTMMIGVIVVQPVAPWAGRVLGLKGALFFALGLQLLGQILGLAVPAPLLGLVLAGLCGGVGFGLFVVLANAAVPATTSPGRIGKALGIFGGITSLAAAIGAPFGLWLVGTVPVWTFRTIVCVSLLLAVPTVIKYLPGRVPKDAAETGGDSDVTVRSGTGSPDGPDGTGSAGGTDAHSAHHRRGRSIGEAISLVVMLSPFLVGMVVFGLIVGFGPRDDVAGAALFIGAMQVSAVIGRFAAGAIADKFSPFALNLLGLGLAVIGLVVTVFVFGGLLFLAMMIIGLGLGTLQSASLVMAFSNVSTPAKASVAWNMNFDIGLAIAGVLGGLGFTYLGDSVTFLVCALLLLFTGILSLIPQALRRSA, from the coding sequence ATGAGCTCAGACCGGTCCGATGCGTCGACCTTCACCCCAGCACTGTTGGGCCTGGTGTGGACGGCGATGTTCGGATTCTCCGCGTTCTTCTTCAGCTATTCGACGATGGTCTCGATCGCTTCCATCAACGGGCTCTCGACCGTCACCGGCGGTTCCGTCCTGACGACGATGATGATCGGCGTCATAGTCGTCCAGCCCGTCGCTCCCTGGGCGGGCCGAGTGCTGGGGCTCAAGGGGGCCCTGTTCTTCGCCCTCGGTCTGCAGCTGCTGGGGCAGATCCTCGGTCTGGCCGTGCCCGCGCCGCTGCTCGGCCTCGTGCTGGCCGGATTGTGCGGGGGTGTCGGCTTCGGCCTTTTCGTGGTCCTGGCCAATGCCGCAGTGCCGGCCACGACATCCCCGGGGCGCATCGGCAAGGCGCTGGGGATCTTCGGCGGGATCACCTCGTTGGCGGCCGCGATCGGTGCCCCCTTCGGGCTGTGGCTGGTCGGCACGGTTCCCGTGTGGACGTTCAGAACGATCGTGTGCGTCTCGCTGCTGCTCGCGGTGCCGACCGTGATCAAGTACCTGCCCGGCCGAGTGCCCAAGGACGCTGCCGAAACCGGCGGCGACTCCGACGTCACCGTCCGCAGCGGCACGGGCAGCCCAGACGGCCCAGACGGCACGGGCAGCGCCGGCGGCACCGACGCGCACTCGGCACATCATAGGAGGGGCCGCAGCATCGGCGAGGCCATCAGCCTGGTCGTCATGCTCTCTCCCTTCCTCGTCGGCATGGTCGTCTTCGGCCTCATCGTCGGCTTCGGACCGCGTGACGACGTCGCCGGAGCCGCATTGTTCATCGGTGCGATGCAGGTGTCGGCGGTGATCGGCCGGTTCGCCGCCGGTGCCATCGCCGACAAATTCTCTCCATTCGCTCTCAATCTGCTGGGCCTCGGCCTGGCCGTCATCGGACTGGTCGTCACCGTCTTCGTCTTCGGCGGACTGCTCTTCCTCGCGATGATGATCATCGGTCTGGGCCTGGGCACTCTTCAGTCGGCGAGCTTGGTGATGGCCTTCTCGAATGTCAGCACGCCGGCGAAGGCCAGCGTCGCCTGGAACATGAATTTCGATATCGGCTTGGCCATCGCCGGTGTTCTCGGCGGACTCGGCTTCACCTACCTCGGCGACTCCGTGACGTTCCTCGTCTGCGCCCTCCTGCTGCTCTTCACCGGAATCCTCTCCTTGATACCGCAGGCCCTGCGCCGCTCAGCCTGA
- a CDS encoding YihY/virulence factor BrkB family protein, which translates to MAENIPTRAEPPADPAHSQAGPAQPPASDEPAPTRRRERARTATAGPGRVLVNTVRHVVRDQGLDLAAALAFYALMSMAPATLALVSMLGVIGEAKSTTEAVLGLTSDLSAEAAEAIRPIVSALVSTPAAGLTLIVSVIVAIWSSSKYVGAFSRAVNTAYAVEEERPLWKLKPMMLLITLGLLLLMAALGLLLVVSGPIAQSLGRLVGLGPTALLIWDLAKWPVVIFFVMLMIAILYYATPNVTKSKFRWSSVGALIALLLLIIVSLGFALYINNFDNYNAAYGAIGGVIVGFAWLWMVNLALIFGAELDAEIERSAASA; encoded by the coding sequence ATGGCAGAGAACATCCCCACTCGTGCCGAGCCGCCAGCAGATCCGGCCCACTCACAGGCAGGCCCCGCCCAGCCCCCGGCCTCGGACGAGCCGGCCCCCACCCGCAGACGGGAGCGTGCAAGGACCGCGACGGCGGGCCCCGGGCGCGTGCTCGTCAACACGGTCCGACACGTGGTCAGGGACCAGGGGCTCGACCTCGCAGCGGCACTGGCGTTCTACGCACTGATGTCCATGGCACCGGCGACCCTCGCGCTCGTGTCGATGCTCGGCGTGATCGGAGAGGCGAAGTCCACCACCGAGGCGGTCCTGGGCCTGACCTCGGATCTGTCGGCAGAGGCCGCCGAGGCCATCCGTCCGATCGTGAGTGCACTGGTGTCGACGCCGGCGGCCGGTCTTACGCTCATCGTCAGCGTCATCGTCGCGATCTGGTCCTCCTCGAAATACGTCGGTGCCTTCAGCCGCGCGGTGAATACGGCCTATGCGGTGGAGGAGGAGCGTCCCCTGTGGAAGCTCAAACCGATGATGCTGCTCATCACGTTGGGACTGCTGCTGCTCATGGCGGCTCTGGGGCTGCTGCTCGTCGTCTCGGGCCCGATCGCCCAGTCGCTGGGCAGGCTCGTCGGGTTGGGGCCGACGGCCCTGCTGATCTGGGATCTGGCGAAATGGCCGGTGGTGATCTTCTTCGTGATGCTGATGATCGCGATCCTCTACTATGCGACGCCGAATGTGACGAAGTCGAAGTTCCGCTGGTCGAGCGTCGGTGCGCTGATCGCCCTCCTCCTGCTGATCATCGTGTCCCTGGGGTTCGCGCTCTACATCAACAACTTCGACAACTACAACGCAGCCTACGGCGCCATCGGCGGCGTGATCGTCGGGTTCGCGTGGCTGTGGATGGTGAATCTGGCGCTCATCTTCGGTGCCGAACTCGACGCTGAGATCGAGCGATCGGCAGCCTCGGCGTGA
- a CDS encoding ArsR/SmtB family transcription factor, giving the protein MSPADGTASPVAEEVRDDAVFKALANSTRRRILDLLRDEPCTTGEVCAAFADLDRTTVLQHIRVLERAELVGGRRIGRTRQLALAPLPIKRIHDRWIGDYTRAAVGLLADLDGRAEDSG; this is encoded by the coding sequence ATGTCGCCTGCAGATGGAACAGCCTCACCTGTTGCCGAAGAAGTACGCGACGATGCTGTGTTCAAGGCGCTGGCGAATTCCACTCGGCGCCGAATCCTTGACCTGCTGCGGGATGAGCCGTGCACAACCGGTGAAGTCTGCGCCGCCTTTGCCGACCTCGATCGCACGACCGTCCTCCAGCACATCCGTGTCCTGGAGAGAGCCGAACTGGTCGGCGGGCGACGCATCGGCAGGACCCGTCAGCTGGCGTTGGCTCCATTGCCCATCAAACGTATCCATGACCGCTGGATCGGCGACTACACGCGAGCCGCTGTGGGGCTCCTGGCCGACCTGGACGGCCGGGCCGAAGACTCAGGCTGA
- a CDS encoding SRPBCC domain-containing protein, producing the protein MNDEQNTKDEQLDELSFTVTGYISKTPHETFEAVADPEQLSKYFTTGGARGRLAAGAEVTWEFADFPGRFPVEVIESIQDEKIVIEGEATEHATAASTRTTFEFSPVDDGTRTLVTVTEQSWRTTVGGAEDAFGNCMGWTGMLAALKAWVEYGIDLREGFYK; encoded by the coding sequence ATGAACGATGAGCAGAACACCAAAGACGAACAGTTGGACGAGCTGTCCTTCACCGTCACGGGGTACATCTCGAAGACGCCGCATGAGACCTTCGAGGCCGTGGCCGATCCTGAGCAGCTCTCGAAGTACTTCACCACAGGGGGAGCGCGCGGGAGGCTCGCGGCCGGTGCCGAGGTGACTTGGGAGTTCGCGGATTTCCCCGGCCGGTTCCCGGTGGAGGTCATCGAGTCGATCCAGGATGAGAAGATCGTCATCGAGGGCGAGGCGACGGAGCATGCCACGGCCGCCAGCACGAGGACGACATTCGAGTTCTCGCCCGTCGACGATGGGACTCGGACCCTCGTGACGGTCACCGAGCAGTCCTGGAGGACGACCGTCGGGGGAGCTGAAGACGCCTTCGGCAACTGTATGGGCTGGACCGGAATGCTTGCCGCGCTGAAGGCATGGGTCGAATACGGCATCGACCTGCGCGAAGGCTTCTACAAGTAG